A genomic stretch from Croceibacterium aestuarii includes:
- the rplM gene encoding 50S ribosomal protein L13, which yields MKALSKQTRSIKPAEVEKNWHLIDADGLVVGRLAVIVANLLRGKHKPSYTPHVDCGDHVVVINADKVRFTGNKLKSQTYYKHTGYAGGLKEVTADKVLAGRFPERVLEKAVERMIPRGPLGRDQMRALHLYAGTEHPHDGQKPAVLDVASLNRKNKVAN from the coding sequence ATGAAGGCGCTCAGCAAGCAGACCCGGTCGATCAAGCCGGCCGAGGTCGAAAAGAATTGGCACCTGATCGATGCCGACGGCCTGGTGGTCGGCCGCCTGGCGGTGATCGTCGCCAACCTCCTGCGCGGCAAGCACAAGCCGAGCTACACCCCGCACGTCGACTGCGGCGACCACGTGGTCGTGATCAATGCCGACAAGGTGCGCTTCACCGGCAACAAGCTCAAGAGCCAGACCTATTACAAGCACACCGGTTACGCCGGCGGGCTCAAGGAAGTGACCGCGGACAAAGTCCTCGCCGGCCGTTTCCCCGAGCGCGTGCTCGAAAAGGCGGTCGAGCGGATGATTCCGCGCGGCCCCCTCGGCCGCGACCAGATGCGTGCGCTGCATCTCTACGCCGGCACCGAGCATCCGCACGACGGGCAGAAGCCCGCGGTGCTCGACGTCGCTTCGCTCAATCGCAAGAACAAGGTGGCCAACTGA
- the cutA gene encoding divalent-cation tolerance protein CutA yields the protein MSAALLWSAFADEDSAAATAGALLDEGLVACANILPGVRSLFVWQGERSEARECAVLFKTDASLLDRACARLAELHPYETPAVSGWHADATPGATAAWLGELVAARH from the coding sequence ATGAGCGCCGCCCTCCTGTGGAGCGCCTTCGCCGACGAGGACAGCGCGGCTGCGACGGCCGGCGCGCTGCTCGACGAAGGCCTCGTCGCCTGCGCCAACATACTGCCGGGGGTCCGTTCGCTGTTCGTCTGGCAGGGCGAACGCAGCGAAGCGCGCGAATGCGCCGTCCTGTTCAAGACCGATGCGAGCCTGCTCGACCGGGCCTGCGCGCGACTCGCCGAACTGCACCCCTACGAGACGCCCGCGGTCAGCGGCTGGCACGCCGACGCAACCCCCGGAGCGACCGCCGCCTGGCTCGGCGAACTCGTGGCTGCGCGTCACTGA